Proteins co-encoded in one Nitratireductor kimnyeongensis genomic window:
- a CDS encoding isoprenyl transferase — MDGNGRWAEARGLPRRAGHRAGVEALRSAVRSAGELGINWLTVYAFSSENWSRPRSEVNDLMGLLRLFIRRDLAELHQNGVRVRIIGDRENLEKDIKSLLLEAENLTADNTNMNLVIAFNYGARDEILRAAKALMRDVQSGRLEANAVDLEAFGGYLDTAGIPDPDLIIRTSGEQRLSNFLLWQAAYAEFVFLPCHWPDFGRADLETAIATFNARERRFGGVGAREAVL; from the coding sequence ATGGACGGAAACGGTCGCTGGGCCGAAGCGCGGGGCCTCCCGCGCCGGGCCGGGCACCGCGCCGGTGTGGAAGCGCTGCGCAGCGCCGTGCGTTCGGCTGGCGAACTTGGGATCAACTGGCTCACCGTCTACGCCTTTTCGTCCGAAAACTGGTCCCGGCCACGCTCGGAAGTCAATGATCTCATGGGGCTTCTTCGATTGTTCATCCGTCGGGATCTTGCCGAATTGCATCAGAATGGTGTGCGCGTGCGCATCATTGGTGATCGGGAGAATCTGGAAAAGGACATCAAGTCGCTTCTGTTGGAAGCGGAAAATCTGACGGCGGATAACACCAATATGAACTTGGTGATCGCTTTCAACTACGGCGCGCGTGACGAAATCTTGAGGGCTGCAAAAGCGCTGATGCGTGACGTGCAATCGGGCCGGCTGGAGGCAAATGCGGTCGATCTGGAAGCGTTCGGTGGTTATCTCGATACTGCCGGCATTCCCGATCCGGACCTGATTATTAGAACGAGCGGCGAGCAGCGTCTGTCTAACTTCCTGCTCTGGCAGGCCGCTTATGCGGAATTTGTCTTCCTGCCCTGTCATTGGCCGGATTTCGGTCGCGCCGATCTTGAAACCGCGATCGCTACCTTCAATGCCCGCGAACGACGCTTTGGCGGCGTCGGAGCTCGCGAAGCCGTCCTATGA
- the frr gene encoding ribosome recycling factor, translating into MADGVDFKDLKRRMDGATTAFQHDLASLRTGRASANLLDPIQVEAYGAAMPINQVATVSVPEPRMISVAVWDQSMVNAVDKAIRESNLGFNPIVDGSTLRIPLPELNEERRKELVKIAHQYAESAKVAVRHVRRDGMEHLKKAEKDGDISQDELHAQSDQVQKMTDETISAIDKLLVTKEAEIMQV; encoded by the coding sequence ATGGCCGACGGCGTTGATTTTAAAGACCTGAAGCGGCGTATGGACGGAGCAACGACTGCCTTCCAACACGATTTGGCTTCTCTGAGGACGGGCCGCGCTTCCGCCAATCTTCTCGATCCGATCCAGGTGGAAGCTTATGGCGCGGCAATGCCGATCAATCAGGTAGCAACGGTTTCCGTGCCCGAACCGCGCATGATTTCGGTCGCGGTCTGGGACCAGAGCATGGTCAATGCAGTGGACAAGGCGATCCGCGAATCGAATCTCGGTTTCAACCCGATCGTGGATGGATCGACCCTGCGTATTCCCTTGCCCGAGCTCAACGAGGAGCGCCGCAAAGAACTCGTCAAGATCGCGCATCAATATGCCGAGAGCGCGAAAGTGGCGGTTCGTCATGTGCGGCGCGACGGCATGGAGCATCTCAAAAAAGCCGAGAAAGACGGCGACATCAGCCAGGATGAACTGCATGCGCAGTCCGACCAGGTGCAGAAGATGACGGACGAAACCATTTCCGCCATCGACAAGCTCCTGGTGACCAAGGAAGCCGAGATCATGCAGGTCTAG
- the rseP gene encoding RIP metalloprotease RseP has translation MIDFLTSIFSTNGLLVGTIVPFLFVLTVVVFVHEMGHYLVGRWCGIGVKAFSIGFGPELFGFNDRHGTRWKLSAIPLGGYVKFTGDMSVTSTPDPESTEHLSPEELRVAFHTQPVWKRAATVFAGPLFNFLLTIAVFAVMFSGFGRYVMEPMVADVRSDSPAAIAGFQPGDRFVSIDGTQVRTFGDVQRIVSGRAGDELSFVVRRDEEEVTLTATPELLEQKDALGNTVRIGAIGVINDQEMGQPRLIEFGPLEALGEAVGETGYVIYRTGQFLKRFVAGREDRCQLGGPVKIADMAGKAAQLGFEWLVQLVALLSVGIGVLNLLPIPPLDGGHLVFYAIEAVMRRPVSERVMDAVYRVGLFAVLAFMGFVFWNDLFGC, from the coding sequence GTGATCGATTTTTTGACTTCGATTTTCAGCACGAATGGCCTTCTGGTCGGAACGATCGTTCCGTTCCTGTTCGTTCTGACCGTGGTCGTTTTCGTTCATGAAATGGGACACTATCTTGTCGGGCGTTGGTGCGGCATCGGGGTGAAGGCATTCTCGATCGGTTTTGGACCTGAGCTGTTCGGGTTTAATGACCGGCACGGCACACGCTGGAAATTGTCGGCGATCCCCCTTGGCGGATATGTGAAATTCACCGGCGACATGTCGGTGACCAGCACGCCTGACCCCGAATCAACCGAACATCTGTCGCCCGAGGAGTTGCGTGTCGCCTTCCATACTCAACCCGTATGGAAACGCGCGGCGACGGTCTTCGCCGGCCCGCTCTTCAACTTTCTTCTGACCATCGCTGTCTTTGCCGTCATGTTTTCTGGCTTCGGACGGTATGTGATGGAACCGATGGTGGCTGACGTGCGGTCGGATTCGCCCGCCGCCATCGCCGGATTTCAGCCTGGCGACAGGTTTGTCTCCATCGATGGTACGCAAGTGCGCACCTTTGGTGATGTTCAACGTATCGTTTCCGGCCGGGCAGGCGATGAGTTGTCGTTCGTCGTCCGCAGGGATGAAGAGGAAGTGACCCTCACGGCGACGCCAGAGCTTCTCGAACAGAAGGATGCTCTGGGCAACACGGTGCGGATCGGCGCAATCGGCGTGATCAACGATCAGGAGATGGGGCAACCCCGCCTGATCGAGTTCGGTCCACTCGAGGCGCTCGGCGAGGCGGTGGGGGAAACCGGTTACGTGATTTACCGCACCGGCCAGTTCCTGAAGCGCTTCGTGGCCGGCCGGGAAGATCGTTGCCAGCTTGGCGGGCCGGTCAAGATCGCGGATATGGCCGGAAAGGCCGCTCAACTCGGGTTCGAGTGGCTGGTTCAACTTGTTGCATTATTGTCAGTCGGGATAGGCGTTCTTAATCTTTTACCCATTCCCCCCCTTGATGGCGGGCATCTGGTGTTCTACGCCATAGAAGCCGTGATGCGCCGTCCTGTGTCCGAGAGGGTCATGGACGCGGTTTACCGCGTTGGTCTGTTCGCCGTTCTCGCATTCATGGGGTTTGTTTTTTGGAACGACCTGTTTGGGTGCTAG
- a CDS encoding phosphatidate cytidylyltransferase: protein MNGLGEEGKPASGRPRSNLQLRIVSAIILGLAVLLITYFGGLPFRIMSAAMAGAIFYEWCAMRSERGGGMHIALGAALLAAIMALMILGQPASVLFLGLVGALLILALHGWATGSGFGIVAGLAYAATPTLALVHLRVDDTSGLLAILFLFAVVWTTDIMAYFTGRTFGGAKLAPSISPGKTWSGAVGGTVFAVLAGGAFTLHENAVHSVETIALIAFILAVVSQVGDLFESALKRKNGVKDSSNLIPGHGGVMDRVDGLLAAALALYVLAAFLGGTDHPAQALFKF from the coding sequence ATGAACGGTCTTGGGGAGGAGGGAAAGCCGGCGTCCGGCCGCCCGCGTAGCAATCTGCAATTGCGCATTGTTTCGGCGATCATTCTGGGCCTCGCCGTTCTCCTGATTACATATTTTGGCGGCTTACCTTTTCGGATCATGTCCGCAGCCATGGCCGGTGCGATTTTTTATGAATGGTGCGCCATGCGCTCGGAGCGAGGTGGAGGCATGCACATCGCGCTCGGTGCTGCATTGCTTGCTGCGATCATGGCTTTGATGATTCTCGGCCAGCCGGCATCGGTTCTGTTTCTTGGCCTGGTGGGAGCTCTTCTCATTCTGGCATTGCACGGCTGGGCAACCGGATCCGGCTTTGGAATTGTTGCAGGGCTTGCATACGCGGCCACGCCCACGCTGGCGCTGGTTCATCTGCGTGTGGATGATACCTCCGGGCTTTTGGCAATCCTGTTTCTGTTCGCAGTTGTATGGACGACGGACATCATGGCCTATTTCACCGGGCGGACGTTTGGCGGAGCAAAGCTCGCGCCCTCCATTTCACCGGGAAAGACGTGGAGTGGCGCGGTCGGCGGAACGGTTTTCGCCGTGCTTGCGGGTGGTGCTTTCACACTGCATGAGAACGCGGTTCACAGCGTGGAGACGATTGCCTTGATCGCGTTCATACTGGCTGTTGTCTCTCAGGTCGGTGATCTATTCGAATCGGCTCTCAAGCGGAAAAACGGCGTTAAGGATTCAAGCAACCTCATCCCCGGTCATGGCGGGGTGATGGACCGGGTTGATGGGCTGCTGGCGGCGGCGCTTGCTCTCTACGTGCTGGCGGCATTTCTGGGTGGAACAGACCACCCGGCTCAAGCTCTTTTCAAGTTCTAG